A single Lolium perenne isolate Kyuss_39 chromosome 6, Kyuss_2.0, whole genome shotgun sequence DNA region contains:
- the LOC127326705 gene encoding pathogenesis-related protein 1-like, with protein sequence MASTNSWTLELESKVSAPRMLREMAASAASDTTIVAQKKVEFLDVDKCECRYTLECDGVETSTWSIKMKPTTNGGSVAKVECTSKGVQDNDMMLKAKDSAAEMLKNVEAYLIANPDAYNTSRQQTFCPAPLGAIVPV encoded by the exons ATGGCCTCCACGAACAGCTGGACCCTCGAGTTGGAGTCAAAGGTGTCCGCTCCACGCATGTTGAGGGAGATGGCGGCGTCGGCAGCGTCCGACACTACAATTGTGGCTCAG AAGAAGGTTGAGTTCCTTGATGTGGACAAATGCGAGTGCAGATACACCCTAGAGTGTGACGGTGTTGAGACGTCCACATGGAGCATCAAGATGAAGCCAACGACCAATGGTGGGAGTGTGGCGAAGGTGGAATGCACGTCCAAGGGCGTGCAGGATAATGACATGATGCTCAAGGCCAAGGACTCTGCTGCCGAAATGTTAAAGAATGTTGAGGCCTATCTCATCGCCAACCCTGACGCCTACAACACTAGTAGACAACAGACCTTTTGTCCAGCACCCCTGGGAGCAATAGTCCCGGTTTAA